A stretch of the Lolium perenne isolate Kyuss_39 chromosome 3, Kyuss_2.0, whole genome shotgun sequence genome encodes the following:
- the LOC127339316 gene encoding uncharacterized protein: protein MGKSVDNTTTSPNPSPTPFSYIASIKSHVPVTLDLQESNYAKWRELFLVALGRYGLTAHVLGTTGATPSDTSPTSDWARDDYTVLSWIYGSISSDLLGIIMAPGSTARQIWDAPASLFHDNKKSRALAIDAEFRNTPQGDMSVHDYCSKLKSFADALADVGQPVSDETLVLTVLRGLNEKFSHLRSFLPYQVPFPTFLQTRSALVLEEAQKKTDAKNAAASALWASGNSINTHAGGERAPSAGRGGGSGSTDPRPPSPYQPGLFINSGRGGGYGGRRGRGGGRGRGRDNNSPWMYNLWTGLPTRAAQQQQQLQLAPWQPRWRAPTAGVLGPRPGHQAYTATGQQLPPMTPTWNNGLMIPPQQHVSQQQLDPALLTALQNMHLPGNQEWFMDSGASSHMASDHGSSHQDRDSSMQ from the exons ATGGGCAAAAGCGTCGACAACACTACaacctccccaaaccctagccccacTCCCTTCTCCTACATCGCCTCTATCAAAAGCCATGTCCCTGTTACCCTTGATCTGCAGGAATCCAACTACGCCAAGTGGCGGGAACTCTTCCTCGTCGCGCTCGGGCGCTACGGCCTCACCGCCCACGTCCTCGGCACCACCGGCGCTACGCCATCGGACACGTCGCCCACATCTGACTGGGCACGGGACGACTACACCGTCCTCTCCTGGATCTATGGCTCGATCTCCTCCGATCTCCTCGGCATCATCATGGCCCCTGGCTCCACGGCGCGGCAAATCTGGGACGCGCCGGCCAGCCTCTTCCACGACAACAAGAAAAGCCGCGCTCTCGCCATCGACGCGGAGTTCCGCAACACCCCGCAAGGAGACATGAGCGTCCACGACTACTGCTCCAAACTCAAGTCCTTCGCCGATGCCCTCGCCGACGTCGGCCAGCCTGTCTCCGACGAAACCCTCGTCCTCACGGTCCTCCGCGGCCTCAACGAGAAGTTCAGCCATCTCCGCTCGTTTCTCCCGTACCAGGTGCCGTTTCCCACCTTTCTTCAAACACGATCTGCTCTTGTCCTTGAGGAAGCACAGAAGAAGACCGACGCCAAGAATGCGGCTGCCTCCGCGCTCTGGGCCAGCGGCAACAGCATCAACACGCACGCTGGTGGCGAGCGTGCTCCTTCGGCTGGACGTGGCGGTGGCTCAGGCAGCACCGATCCCCGTCCCCCTTCGCCCTACCAGCCTGGCCTCTTCATCAACTCTGGCCGTGGTGGGGGCTACGGTGGTCGCCGTGGTCGCGGCGGTGGCCGTGGCCGCGGCCGCGACAACAACTCTCCCTGGATGTACAATCTGTGGACCGGGCTCCCGACCCGGGccgcgcagcagcagcagcaactccAGCTCGCCCCATGGCAGCCACGCTGGCGCGCACCCACGGCCGGCGTTTTGGGCCCCCGCCCCGGTCACCAAGCCTACACCGCCACCGGACAGCAGCTTCCTCCCATGACGCCGACCTGGAACAACGGTCTGATGATTCCTCCCCAGCAACACGTCTCGCAGCAGCAGCTCGACCCAGCTCTTCTTACAGCACTTCAGAACATGCACCTCCCCGGCAACCAAGAGTGGTTTATGGATTCAGGCGCCTCGTCTCACATGGCATCCGATCATG GATCTTCTCACCAAGACCGTGATTCTTCGATGCAATAG